The window GGTCTTGTCCTTGTTCTCCTGACGCTCGACGTCGGACTTGGCAGCGATGGCCTGGCGGTAGGCCTCCACGGCCTCGGCCGGGGTGGCGGCACCGTAGGTCCAGCGCTCGTCGGTGCCCTCGGGGAAGGCGTCGGCCACGAGGACGTCGACAAGCTCATGCTCCGGGGCGAGCACCATGTAGCTCGCGCCGAACAGGGTGTCCGGGCGGGTGGTGAACACGCGGATCGTGTGGCCGGAGGCGTCGAAGTCGACCTCCGCGCCGCGGGAACGGCCGATCCAGTTGCGCTGCATGGACTTGACCTTCTCGGGCCAGTCGAGAAGCTCGAGGTCGTCGATGAGGCGGTCGGAGTACGCGGTGATGCGCATCATCCACTGGGAGAGGTTCTTCCGGAACACCGGGAAGTTGCCGCGCTCGGAACGACCCTCCGCGGTCACCTCCTCGTTCGCCAGCACGGTGCCCAGGCCGGGGCACCAGTTGACCATGGAGTTCGAACGGTAGACCAGGCGGAACTCGTCGAGGGCCTGCTGCTTCTCGACGTCATCCAGCTCGTTGTAGTCACGCCCGTCCTTCGTCTGCAGGGCACCGGACTCCAGCAGCGGGATGAGCTCGTCGATGCGGCGGGCCTTCTGCTGCTCCTCGTCGAACCAGGCGTTGTAGATCTGCAGGAAGATCCACTGGGTCCAGCGGTAGTACTCCGGGTCGGTGGTGGCGATGGAACGGCGACGGTCGTGGCCCAGGCCGAGGGCGTCGAGCTGACGACGCATGTTCTCGATGTTGGCCATCGTCGTGGTGCGCGGGTGCGTGCCCGTCTGGATGGCGTACTGCTCGGCGGGCAGACCGAAGGCATCGTAACCCAGCGTGTGCAGGACGTTCCGGCCCATCATGCGGTGGAAGCGGGCGTAGACGTCCGTGGCGATGTAACCCAGCGGGTGACCGACGTGCAGGCCGGCACCGGAGGGGTAGGGGAACATGTCCTGGACGAAGAGCTTGTCCTTCGGCAGCTCCTGCCCGTCCGCGGGGGCGAGGTCGCCGACCGGGTTCGGGGCGTTGAAGGTGCCGTTGTCCACCCAGTACTGCTGCCAGCTGCGCTCAATGTCGTTGGCCAGTGAAGGGGTGTAACGGAACGCAGGGGTGGATTCACTCGGGTTCGTCATGGTTAAGCAGTGTAGTAGGCGCGCGCACGGACGGACGGTTGAGGCTAGTTCGGACGCTCGAAGACCACGAGCAGGCCGTCGACACCTCCCGGACCGACCCGGCCCTTGACGTCGACGGACGTCATCGACTTGTAGAGCCACCCCTCCCGAGCCTGCTCGTTGAGGATCTTCTCCAGTTTCTTCCCGGACAGCTTGCCACCGATGAGTCCCTCACGGATCTCCACGACCTTGTACTCCATGCCCGCCAGCCTAGACTGACTGGCATGGCCCCGTACCCGGCTGGTGAACTGATGCTGCGGCCGCTCCTCGTCGTCGTCGGAGCGGTGAGCCTGGCGCTCGGCGTCCTCGGCATCGTCCTGCCGGTCCTGCCGACGACGCCGTTCCTGCTGCTCAGCGCGTTCTGCTTCGCCCGCAGCTCGGAACGGCTGCACACCTACCTGGTCAACCACCCCGTGCTGGGCGAGTACATCAGCAACTACCACGACGCCACGATGACACGCGCCCACAAGGTGCGCACGATCGTCATGCTGTGGCTGAGCATCGTGCTCTCGACCGGCTATCTCGCCTGGTCAGGCCGCACGATCCCGGCGGTCATCCTGCCGTTCATCGCGGCGGGGGTGACCGTCCACATCCTCACCCTGCGCCCCCGGCGAGAGCCTCCAGCTCCGCCAGCTGAGCAGTGAGCTTCTCGACGTGCCCCCGTCCCAGCTCCGCCACCTCCGCGTCGGCGCTCGCCGCCGCGTGCTCGGCGAAGGGCAGGATCTGCGTGATGTGGGTGCGCATCTGCGCGACGTAGGCGTCG of the Corynebacterium humireducens NBRC 106098 = DSM 45392 genome contains:
- a CDS encoding DUF4177 domain-containing protein, with protein sequence MEYKVVEIREGLIGGKLSGKKLEKILNEQAREGWLYKSMTSVDVKGRVGPGGVDGLLVVFERPN
- a CDS encoding YbaN family protein; the protein is MAPYPAGELMLRPLLVVVGAVSLALGVLGIVLPVLPTTPFLLLSAFCFARSSERLHTYLVNHPVLGEYISNYHDATMTRAHKVRTIVMLWLSIVLSTGYLAWSGRTIPAVILPFIAAGVTVHILTLRPRREPPAPPAEQ